In Vibrio japonicus, the following are encoded in one genomic region:
- a CDS encoding nucleotidyltransferase family protein gives MQSMDRITAIVLCGGLGTRLRTVSGGLPKPMVPVAGRPFLEYVLDYLIRQGVTKAVLAVSYQKKFIVKHFGDRYKNLDIAYSIEPSPLGTGGAIKKAIEQHCKNPDELALIINGDTLVEYELADMCDKITGHDADLVMSLKSIDDTSRYGRVKVDKNKITDFEEKQSGQAGLINAGVYLLSGRLSRDLPTRSSFSFEKDFLEQAIHSHHVLSSISDGYFIDIGIPEDYQKAQVDLM, from the coding sequence ATGCAAAGTATGGATAGAATCACTGCAATAGTGCTATGTGGCGGGTTAGGAACAAGATTGCGCACTGTCAGTGGTGGGCTGCCTAAACCAATGGTTCCTGTAGCTGGAAGGCCTTTTTTGGAGTACGTTCTCGATTATCTAATTCGGCAAGGAGTGACTAAAGCTGTCTTGGCTGTGTCTTACCAAAAAAAATTCATCGTTAAGCATTTCGGCGATCGATACAAAAATCTGGACATTGCTTACTCCATTGAGCCATCCCCTTTGGGTACAGGAGGCGCAATCAAAAAAGCGATTGAGCAACATTGCAAAAACCCTGATGAACTCGCTTTGATTATCAATGGGGACACACTGGTTGAGTACGAGTTAGCCGACATGTGTGACAAAATTACAGGACACGATGCTGATTTAGTCATGTCGCTTAAAAGTATCGACGATACGAGTCGCTATGGGCGAGTTAAAGTTGATAAAAACAAGATAACGGATTTTGAAGAGAAACAGAGTGGGCAAGCGGGTCTGATTAATGCGGGAGTTTACTTACTCAGTGGTAGGTTAAGTCGTGATTTACCCACACGCTCGTCATTTTCATTTGAGAAAGACTTTTTAGAGCAAGCTATTCATTCGCATCATGTTTTATCGTCCATTTCGGACGGTTATTTTATTGATATTGGTATACCCGAAGATTATCAAAAAGCACAAGTTGATTTGATGTAG
- a CDS encoding D-sedoheptulose-7-phosphate isomerase, with translation MDSMTFIQQHIAASIETKQALLSSSEVNKSIVRAAHTCLDAYRNGNKVLIAGNGGSAADAQHIAAEFVSRFEFDRPGLPALALTTDTSILTAIGNDYGFERLFSRQIEANGVPGDIFIGISTSGNSPNILSALKSAKANGMITIGLAGVGGKIQNECDICISVPSSHTPRIQESHILIGHIICAYVEEELFHAKYG, from the coding sequence ATGGACAGTATGACGTTTATCCAGCAGCATATTGCCGCTTCAATTGAAACCAAGCAGGCATTACTGTCATCAAGTGAAGTCAACAAAAGTATCGTACGAGCGGCGCACACTTGCTTAGATGCCTATAGAAATGGGAATAAAGTACTGATTGCTGGTAACGGCGGTAGTGCTGCTGACGCCCAGCATATTGCTGCAGAGTTTGTCAGTCGCTTCGAGTTTGACCGCCCGGGTCTACCGGCACTTGCTCTAACAACAGACACTTCCATCCTGACTGCTATAGGCAATGATTATGGCTTTGAAAGGCTATTCTCTCGTCAGATTGAAGCGAACGGTGTACCAGGTGATATTTTCATCGGTATCAGTACATCAGGAAATTCACCGAATATTTTATCTGCTCTGAAATCGGCGAAAGCGAATGGAATGATCACTATTGGATTAGCTGGCGTTGGCGGAAAAATTCAGAATGAATGTGATATTTGCATCAGTGTTCCGTCTTCGCATACGCCCAGAATACAAGAGAGTCATATTCTTATTGGCCACATAATTTGCGCTTATGTTGAAGAGGAACTTTTCCATGCAAAGTATGGATAG